One region of Quercus lobata isolate SW786 chromosome 2, ValleyOak3.0 Primary Assembly, whole genome shotgun sequence genomic DNA includes:
- the LOC115976648 gene encoding proteasome assembly chaperone 3-like isoform X1 — MDSSVPRFPVTYKSLSLDIKGNKTDVVLCSYDDHFLVIATQIGAMGTILHARKEEGVSIEPTFNVSAVFGKRDEPMLLACARQLIQHISISGSSRSLVISLGLKDHSAETLKGVVSAVIENRLW; from the exons ATGGATAGCTCAGTCCCGCGCTTTCCTGTCACCTACAAGAGTCTCTCATTGGATATTAAG GGGAACAAAACAGATGTAGTCCTTTGTAGTTATGATGATCATTTTCTT GTGATTGCAACTCAAATAGGAGCCATGGGGACAATACTCCATGCCAG GAAGGAGGAAGGGGTGTCAATCGAGCCAACATTCAATGTGTCTGCAGTATTTGGCAAACGAGATGAG CCAATGCTGCTGGCATGTGCTCGTCAGTTAATTCAACACATCAG CATCTCAGGCTCCTCCAGGTCATTGGTGATCTCTCTTGGACTCAAGGACCATTCTGCG GAGACACTGAAGGGAGTTGTTTCTGCTGTTATTGAGAACCGCCTCTGGTAA
- the LOC115976648 gene encoding proteasome assembly chaperone 3-like isoform X2 has translation MLPITCLIQCFNGNKTDVVLCSYDDHFLVIATQIGAMGTILHARKEEGVSIEPTFNVSAVFGKRDEPMLLACARQLIQHISISGSSRSLVISLGLKDHSAETLKGVVSAVIENRLW, from the exons ATGTTGCCCATCACCTGTTTGATTCAATGCTTCAAT GGGAACAAAACAGATGTAGTCCTTTGTAGTTATGATGATCATTTTCTT GTGATTGCAACTCAAATAGGAGCCATGGGGACAATACTCCATGCCAG GAAGGAGGAAGGGGTGTCAATCGAGCCAACATTCAATGTGTCTGCAGTATTTGGCAAACGAGATGAG CCAATGCTGCTGGCATGTGCTCGTCAGTTAATTCAACACATCAG CATCTCAGGCTCCTCCAGGTCATTGGTGATCTCTCTTGGACTCAAGGACCATTCTGCG GAGACACTGAAGGGAGTTGTTTCTGCTGTTATTGAGAACCGCCTCTGGTAA